A genomic window from Triticum urartu cultivar G1812 chromosome 7, Tu2.1, whole genome shotgun sequence includes:
- the LOC125518479 gene encoding uncharacterized protein LOC125518479: protein MTGRAPPSPTPRPRAPAPAGRAPVGLRGFRVELRSYDHREADAVCWTASRTGSGDDVRLQHFNLGCLRANGKYLPWNNGASIGHIDGASTMMHWVVEPIPARETMPPLPRSTGLTLPRAVLPSRQIVYVWTDNHGDLITSGWHTFRGRSVFRLRKELARLLNAVQVLGVGDLVLCLPTRDGRLFPLLVDLPNNRQPLHVVVVIAGTPLHARLRYADVDAE, encoded by the exons ATGACGGGCAGGGCGCCTCCCTCCCCCACACCCCGGCCGCGCGCGCCCGCCCCGGCGGGGCGGGCGCCGGTGGGCCTCCGCGGGTTCCGCGTCGAGCTGCGCAGCTACGACCATCGCGAGGCGGACGCGGTCTGCTGGACGGCCAGCCGGACGGGGTCCGGGGACGACGTCCGGCTCCAGCACTTCAACCTCGGCTGCCTCCGCGCCAACGGCAAGTACCTCCCCTGGAACAACGGCGCCAGCATCGGCCACATCGACGGCGCCAGCACGATGATGCACTGGGTCGTGGAGCCCATCCCCGCCCGGGAGACCATGCCTCCCCTCCCACGTTCGACCGGG CTTACCCTCCCCCGGGCCGTGCTGCCGTCGCGGCAGATCGTGTACGTGTGGACGGACAACCACGGGGACCTCATCACCAGCGGCTGGCACACGTTCAGGGGGAGATCCGTGTTCCGCCTGAGGAAGGAGCTGGCCAGGCTGCTCAACGCCGTCCAAGTCTTGGGCGTCGGCGACCTCGTCTTGTGCCTCCCCACACGTGATGGCCGGCTTTTCCCACTCCTCGTCGACCTGCCCAACAACCGCCAGCCCCTCCacgtcgtcgtcgtcatcgccGGGACGCCTC TTCACGCGCGGCTGCGGTATGCGGATGTCGATGCAGAGTAG